The Leptidea sinapis chromosome 10, ilLepSina1.1, whole genome shotgun sequence sequence TCCACGATTAGTCGCTTAATCGTTAAAACTTTTATCCTTGAGAAGTTACGAAAAAGGCACCCACAATCTAATCCGTGGTACTAATTACTCGTTCctttattactaataatagtTTGAAACACAAGTGCCTATCCCAGAATTGTAGAGCATTGAATTTTCATAATCATCGAAAGTGTATCTTTTGCGTAAAATATAAAAGCAATGTGTTCACTTGGTCAGTGAAAAAcgattgaaacaaaatattggTACCTCCACAAATACTTATCTATATACGTAACATCCCTTTTGCGGTAAAAAAAGGAAATCATcacaataatattgtaaaataagctATAATAAGTCGTCTATTGATACAAACAGAGATGATATATGAGTCATGTTCTGGAATATTCTGGTATTCAAAAAAGTTTATAGTCATTAATTGGGACTCAAGTGAGCGCTCCGACAGTGTTAATACAAAAATGATATATTTCATACATCATTCCTTTGTTGAAACTTAATCTGCTAATGCCATAGAGAAGGTACATTTTAACCACATTTTAACAGAATAAAACGTTACATAGATGACATGCTATTGACAGCGTACTTCACACTTTAAATTATGTCATTTGTTTATCGTTAATTCTGTCAAAAACACATTAAGTAGCTTCTCTATTCCTGAAGATTTATTATACCTGTATTTAATATGGACGTGAAATAAATGAGGCTCGATCTATATCAGAATATTCCAACAacaaatagatatatatttattttccttaaatGCTAGTGTTTATTTCGCGATGAATGATCGAATTGCTTGGTAATTCGAAGAATCTAACCTAAGTAAGTAAAAGGTGTCTGGCATAACTCCTATCCCAACAAGTTCCAATACAGAACTTCGCAACACTCTCGTGTATACATATCTCAGCGACTCATCTATTTCCTCGTGAAATTTCTACCAATAATCAGTCGATAGGCAAAGGCCAATCAGCCTATCAGCCTATAAAAATGCAATTTTGATTAACTAAGGAACATAAGACACAAGAAATTTTGTCATTCACACGTCGTCCAATCACATCGAATATAAACGCTAAAAGTGAGCGAAATAGACGCCTAACCTATCTATCACAGTCCTTTCTCAGTCTGAGCCTTTCCACGTAAATGCATTACATatcgtatcgttgataaaactGGTAACAACCTAAACTAGGCCTAAAAACAAGCTGGTATATCGATGTCCATTTTATTGTTAACATCCACAAAGAACAAATCTTGTAGAGCTATTCGCATAGGGGAGTTTACGACACAGTCCATACAAACAAGGTTAAAGTGTGCTTATGAAGGTCATAAGCACACTTTAACCTTTTATATGCACTATTGTGGTATTTGACACTAAAAGATTAtgaaaattatgtttacactaCTAAATGGACATAAAAATGTTTAACTCTACATTATTTGGCACCTACATAGAGACATTGCAATCTCATCTAAATTTAAgcgaattaataaaaaaagttttgatGGCAAAAGGTAACCTACGTTTTTGGTTTAACGTTTTGCTATTTTATAAATGATGTTTTAATTCATTACCAATTAATTTTACGCGCAATTTTACTATTTATCACTCAgcgtataatataattacattcaTCTTACCCTGCGTTTGCCAGATTTTATCCCTAACAgtcgtaaataaatttaaaataacatatttaaaaatatgattaatcGGGTACAACGTACCAAAAGCATTCATCGCGAAATACTGTTATCTGGTAAAAGagaatttcttaattttaagaATTCAACGAAGAGTTTTAAATTCTAATCTCTGGTTCGTACCGCGTACGGTGGCAACATCGGATGGTGAATCACAGAGAAACTAACTCTTACGTGGTAACTTAATATTACGGGGCAAAAAACTATCTATACTCGCAATCAACGGTAACACTATTTTCGTGAACTTTTGACAACTGTACATTCGCGACAGACGCTCCATAGACTAACAACAACGCTATTTACAGACCGAGGCATGTTTACAGCGATccgatatattattttttaaatctcgcAATATTTGACGAGTCGTATACTGTTTCGCCGGCGCCCATCAATGCCAGTCTTGTGGGCGCGGCTCCTGACTTGGTAATGTTTAATAGAGGCGGTCGACGTAGAGGTCGTGGTGAGTGGGCGCATGAGAGGGCGCGTGGTGCGGCGCGGGAGGCCCGGGAGGCCACCGCGGAGGCGCGGGTCACTGGGCCGGAAGACACGCCACCGTCGCGCCGGGGCCTACGGCTGGCTTGAACTCGGGACCGCCGGTTGAAAACTGCTGGAAAGGTGGCGCGTAGCACTGAGGGAAGTAAAGCTCGGGCTTCACTACAGCAGACGCGGGTGGCAATGGCCGGGGAGTCTTCGCATCCGCTCGGCGAGCCTTAGCCGCGTGCGGGTTCATGTGATTATCGATATGCTTCTTAACTTCTGGCTCTGTGGCGAAACGCCTCCGACAGTTGGGCATGGGACAACAAAATGGTCGATCGCCTTGGTGTGTCCGTGTGTGCTGGTCCAAAATAGCCTTTTGCCTGAAATCTTTCCCACATTGGGTACACTTGTAGGGTTTCTCACCGGTGTGTATGCGGAGATGCTGATTGAGAATAGTGCGTTGGCGGAAAAACCGTGGGCAATACACACAGCCGTAAGGCTTTTCGTTAGTGTGAATGCGCAAGTGTTGAGTCAAGTGAGATTGCTGGCGAAAACGTTTGCCACACTCTGGGCACGGGTACGGCCGCGATTCTATATGAATACATCCGTGTTGGAGCAATGTTGACTTTTGTTTGAATTCTTTCTGGCAAATAGGACAACGCACATAAAGAGGCATTGCGCGACCGCCTAAAACGTCTGGGAGCTTACCACCCTTCAAATATTGCAGAGATAGGCTTGGGCCAAACACCGTATGATTAAGACCTTTAGTATCCTTGAAGTATGCAGGGTACTGTGCTGTATCTCCTGGAGAAAAGCACGATCCGCGCTGTTCACCATTTTGGCCGTCAACATCTCCATACGTTGACTGAATTTCTTCTTTGTTCTCGTCGGGTGGATATGGAACATCTTGGGGCCAAAGCGTGGGCGTAGTCCCATTCTTGAAAATAAGATGCGGCGATACATCTGCAAAATGGAATAATAAAGGTTATATAAACGTCAGACTAATATATAGAAAACAAATCGGCGTTTAGGTTAATCGAAGTGGGGACGGTTACAGGAACGTCCGGCGATCGGTTCCGCGTCTCGCGAGCGCCCTAAGCTAATCGGGCTATGAAGGGAGCGAAAATTTGTTTGATAGGAAGGCCAATGGATGCGAGACCGAATCGAACGGGTGGTGGTCGGCAGGGATCACAGGCGACGCCGGCAATGACGCGAGCCGATCGGATCAGTGCAGGCGGCGCTTGTGGGGAGCGGACCGGGGCATATATGTGTGAATTTCGCTCGCCTTGGTGTGTTCGGACGTGCTGATTCAGGATGGCCTTCTGGCGGAAATGTTTGCCGCATTCGCCGCACGTATAGGGCTTCTCACCGGAATGGATGCGCAGGTGCTGGTTGAGGATCGCC is a genomic window containing:
- the LOC126966409 gene encoding zinc finger protein 774 isoform X1 — translated: MALASSVSLYYSIVQRAARHYLEDYCHTDTTAPYVLYKDGVERAPPGTQWGGTVLDGGYQTMQHQSPGGPSPQPEPQLASPAPSPYPPAPPPPDPSAEEAAQLVQQQAQQQAQQQAQQQQQTSPEHMQVDQLQNQSQQPQPPQDHLDRTPCFIPQPDLQQQYTPYFKEARPTSHMLGTGGFPLHYLKQNGGVLSLEGPLDQYTTPDLRHLPDIVQPEQPKPRKHNPNSELRLFKCLTCGKDFKQKSTLLQHERIHTDSRPYGCPECGKRFRQQSHLTQHLRIHANEKPYACVYCPRSFRQRAILNQHLRIHSGEKPYTCGECGKHFRQKAILNQHVRTHQDVSPHLIFKNGTTPTLWPQDVPYPPDENKEEIQSTYGDVDGQNGEQRGSCFSPGDTAQYPAYFKDTKGLNHTVFGPSLSLQYLKGGKLPDVLGGRAMPLYVRCPICQKEFKQKSTLLQHGCIHIESRPYPCPECGKRFRQQSHLTQHLRIHTNEKPYGCVYCPRFFRQRTILNQHLRIHTGEKPYKCTQCGKDFRQKAILDQHTRTHQGDRPFCCPMPNCRRRFATEPEVKKHIDNHMNPHAAKARRADAKTPRPLPPASAVVKPELYFPQCYAPPFQQFSTGGPEFKPAVGPGATVACLPAQ
- the LOC126966409 gene encoding zinc finger protein 835 isoform X2 → MALASSVSLYYSIVQRAARHYLEDYCHTDTTAPYVLYKDGVERAPPGTQWGGTVLDGGYQTMQHQSPGGPSPQPEPQLASPAPSPYPPAPPPPDPSAEEAAQLVQQQAQQQAQQQAQQQQQTSPEHMQVDQLQNQSQQPQPPQDHLDRTPCFIPQPDLQQQYTPYFKEARPTSHMLGTGGFPLHYLKQNGGVLSLEGPLDQYTTPDLRHLPDIVQPEQPKPRKHNPNSELRLFKCLTCGKDFKQKSTLLQHERIHTDSRPYGCPECGKRFRQQSHLTQHLRIHANEKPYACVYCPRSFRQRAILNQHLRIHSDVSPHLIFKNGTTPTLWPQDVPYPPDENKEEIQSTYGDVDGQNGEQRGSCFSPGDTAQYPAYFKDTKGLNHTVFGPSLSLQYLKGGKLPDVLGGRAMPLYVRCPICQKEFKQKSTLLQHGCIHIESRPYPCPECGKRFRQQSHLTQHLRIHTNEKPYGCVYCPRFFRQRTILNQHLRIHTGEKPYKCTQCGKDFRQKAILDQHTRTHQGDRPFCCPMPNCRRRFATEPEVKKHIDNHMNPHAAKARRADAKTPRPLPPASAVVKPELYFPQCYAPPFQQFSTGGPEFKPAVGPGATVACLPAQ